The proteins below are encoded in one region of Avibacterium volantium:
- the rpiA gene encoding ribose-5-phosphate isomerase RpiA, with amino-acid sequence MDQLAMKKQAAQAALQYVKPDTIVGVGSGSTVNCFIEALGAMKDEIKGAVAASKASEELLRKQGIEVFSANEVSSLDIYVDGADEINPQKMMIKGGGAALTREKIVAALAKKFICIVDQSKQVDVLGSTFALPVEVIPMARSQVGRKLVSLGGAPEYREGVVTDNGNVILDVYNFPILNPIEMEKTLNNVAGVVTNGIFALRGADIVIVGTPQGTEIIE; translated from the coding sequence ATGGATCAACTCGCAATGAAAAAGCAAGCTGCACAAGCGGCATTGCAATATGTTAAACCAGATACGATTGTGGGCGTGGGCAGTGGCTCAACGGTAAATTGTTTTATTGAAGCCCTTGGTGCAATGAAAGATGAAATTAAAGGGGCTGTGGCGGCCTCTAAAGCATCAGAAGAATTGTTGAGAAAACAAGGCATTGAAGTATTTAGTGCCAATGAAGTGTCAAGTTTGGATATTTATGTTGATGGCGCTGATGAAATCAACCCACAAAAAATGATGATCAAAGGGGGCGGTGCAGCATTAACGCGAGAAAAAATTGTTGCGGCACTGGCGAAAAAATTTATCTGCATTGTGGATCAAAGCAAACAAGTGGACGTGCTAGGCTCAACCTTTGCTTTGCCGGTGGAAGTGATCCCAATGGCGCGCTCGCAGGTGGGGCGTAAATTGGTCAGCCTTGGTGGCGCACCAGAATACCGTGAAGGTGTGGTAACCGATAACGGCAACGTGATTTTAGATGTCTATAATTTCCCAATTTTAAATCCAATCGAAATGGAAAAAACCTTAAATAACGTGGCAGGTGTGGTTACCAACGGAATTTTTGCCTTGCGTGGTGCGGATATTGTAATTGTCGGCACACCACAAGGTACAGAAATTATTGAATAA
- the serA gene encoding phosphoglycerate dehydrogenase — translation MTTKVSLDKSKIKFVLLEGVHKNAVDVLNAAGYTNIEYHKKALEPEELKEVIKDAHFLGIRSRTHLTADVLECANKLIAVGCFCIGTNQVDLEAAKMRGIPVFNAPFSNTRSVAELVLGEILLLMRNVPQANAEVHRGLWNKSASGSNEVRGKKLGIVGYGHIGSQLSIIAESLGMNVYFYDVETKLPLGNAQQVGTLEELLANSDVISLHVPENASTKNLMNAERIAQLKEGSILINAARGMVVDIDALAQALKAGKLRGAALDVFPVEPASINEEFVSPLRGLDNVILTPHIGGSTVEAQENIGTEVASKFVKYSDNGSTLSAVNFPEVSLPGHSGTKRLLHIHENRPGVLNQINQIFVGANINIAAQYLQTDPKIGYVVIDVETDDCSQLLQQLREINGTIRARVLY, via the coding sequence ATGACAACCAAAGTTTCACTGGATAAGTCTAAAATTAAATTTGTACTGCTTGAGGGCGTACATAAAAATGCCGTTGATGTGCTAAATGCCGCAGGCTATACCAATATTGAATATCATAAAAAAGCCCTTGAGCCAGAAGAATTAAAAGAAGTGATCAAAGATGCGCATTTCTTAGGTATTCGTTCACGCACGCACTTAACTGCTGATGTATTGGAATGTGCCAACAAACTCATCGCCGTGGGCTGTTTTTGTATCGGCACAAACCAAGTGGATCTTGAAGCGGCGAAAATGCGTGGTATCCCCGTGTTCAATGCCCCATTTTCTAATACTCGCTCGGTGGCAGAGCTGGTATTAGGCGAAATTTTGCTCTTAATGCGTAATGTCCCGCAAGCTAACGCCGAAGTGCATCGTGGTTTATGGAACAAATCTGCATCAGGTTCTAACGAAGTGCGGGGGAAAAAATTAGGGATTGTTGGCTACGGACATATTGGCTCACAGCTCAGTATCATTGCGGAATCACTAGGTATGAATGTCTATTTTTATGATGTTGAAACCAAATTGCCATTGGGTAACGCGCAGCAAGTGGGTACCTTGGAAGAATTGCTCGCCAATAGCGATGTGATTTCTTTGCACGTGCCTGAAAATGCCTCTACGAAAAATTTAATGAATGCCGAGCGTATCGCCCAGCTTAAAGAGGGAAGCATTTTAATTAACGCCGCCCGTGGTATGGTGGTGGATATTGATGCCCTAGCACAAGCCCTAAAAGCGGGCAAATTGCGAGGGGCAGCGTTAGATGTGTTCCCTGTTGAACCCGCTTCTATCAATGAAGAATTTGTATCACCGTTACGCGGTTTAGATAACGTAATTCTCACCCCACATATTGGTGGCTCAACGGTGGAAGCCCAAGAAAATATCGGTACGGAAGTGGCAAGCAAATTTGTGAAATATTCCGACAACGGCTCAACACTTTCTGCTGTGAATTTCCCTGAAGTGTCCTTGCCTGGGCATAGCGGAACAAAACGCTTGTTGCACATTCACGAAAACCGCCCAGGTGTGTTAAACCAAATCAACCAAATTTTTGTCGGTGCAAATATCAACATCGCCGCCCAATACCTACAAACCGACCCGAAAATTGGTTATGTGGTTATTGACGTAGAAACCGATGACTGCTCACAACTCTTACAACAACTGCGCGAAATTAACGGCACAATTCGTGCAAGGGTTTTGTATTAA